Within Deinococcus roseus, the genomic segment ATTGGTCAGGGTGGGGGCATTTCGGGCACCTTTGCGTCCTTCTACCCCTGGTGAAATGGGCTGGTTGTCTGCAAAAGCGTGGTCAGGGTTGTGGCAACTGGCGCACGACACTGTGCCATTCTGACTCAGGATGGGATCGTAAAAGAGTTTTTTTCCCAGAGCGATTTTCTCCGGGGTTTGCGGATTGGTGGTGGGAATCTGGGGCAACAGGGCAGGAGCAGCGGAGAGGCACACCACACCCAGCAGCACCAGAGGCACAATTCTGTTCATGTCACTCCAGGGAAAAGGCACCCAGCAAATTCAGGTAGGCTGCCCCGAAAACGGGACCTCCGTGCACCTGCTGGTATCTGGCCTGACTCAAATCATACTGTTCGCCATTCAATCCTGCCTTAAAGATCTGCGAGATGTCCAGTTTCAGTTTCACCACACCGCCCGATTCGGGCACTTTCAGCTGGATTTTCTGCAATTGCACATCTGCAAGGTTGTATTGCAGCTTGTAAGGATCGGTGCCCAGGTGCAGGGAAAAGACCTGCTGTGCTCCACCCTTCAGAAATTTCCCCTCGATCTTGAAGAACACATACCCGGGATTCCAGGCCCACACCATCCCTGAATCCACACCCAGAGGATCATTCTGTGCCGTGGGATCGGTGTGGTTGAGGGACCGGGGAATCCCCACACTGAAGCGCACCCCTTTGTAGGTTCCGGCAGGCACATCTGATTTGAAGATTTCGATGTTCTGGGTTCCGGTGTCCTTGTTGAATTCCAGCAAGCGCACGCCGTCTAAAGGGAGTTCAGAACCGTCTGCCTGCACCAGGGCCACCTCGCTGAGGTAGAACTTGAGCAGGTCCAGGCTGTAGGTGTTGCCAGCCACGTTCTGCTGGGTCTGTCCGAATTCCAGAGGGGTTTTACCCACATTTACAGAGAGTTGAATGTTCAGGGTGGCAGCCTGGGCCATGCCACCCAGCAGCAAAAAGGTCATGAGTTGCTTCATACCTTCTGATTTTATAGAAACATCCCGGACTTTTATCCCGACGTGATGAGATGGTGCAACACTGGGTGCCTGATCTGTCCGATGGTGCAAAATTACAGCCTTCCCAGCACATGTTTTTCTTTTTACACTGAAGGCATGACAGGACCGATCTCCTCTTCCTCACCCCGGCGGGTGATTTTCCTGCTGCTGGGCAAAGTGAACCTGCTGGATCTTGGTGGGCCTGCACAGGTCTTTGACACCGCCCGGTATTTTGGGGCACCCTATCAGGTCTCTTTTCATGCTTTTGAACCCTCCATTGTCAGTGCCCAGGGATTGCCTCTGGGACCGCTCACCCCTCCTCCCCTGCCCGAAAAACACGATCTGGTGGTGATCCCTGGACCGGAACTCAGCCCACCCCAGGCAGGACACCTGATGTTTTCTGGTGAGGTGCTGCAGTGGTTGCAACAGGCCCACAGAATTGGGGCCACCCTGGCCTCGGTGTGCACGGGAGCTGCAGCCCTGGGAGAAGCAGGTTTGCTGGACGGCAAAATTTGCACCACCCACTGGTCTTTGCTGGAGCACATGAAGCACCGCTATCCGCTGGCAAGGGTGCAAGATGGGGTGCTGTTCACCCAGGATGGAAACATCATCACCAGTGCTGGCATTGCCTCTGGCATGGACATGACCCTTTCCCTGATTGAACGGGAACACGGTCCCCTTTTTACTGCACGGGTGGCAAGGTATCTGGTGCTGTACATCAGACGGGACAGCAACCACGCCCAGCAGAGCCTTTACCTGGATTACCGCACCCACCTGCATTCCGGGGTGCACCGGGTTCAGGACCAGATTGCGCAGGAACCGGGTCGAAAAACCACCCTGTCAGAGCTGGCCTCCCTGGTCAAACTCAGTCCCAGAGGGCTCAGCAAGGCCTTCAAGCAACACACCGGCCTCACCCCGCTGGAGTACCAGCAGAAACTCAGGCTGGAACTGGCACGGCAACTGATGCACAACCCGGCCCTCACCCTGGAAGGCATTGCCCAGCGGTGCGGCTTTGAAGATGCCCGCCATTTCAGACGCATCTGGAAAGACCAGTTTGGCACTTCACCGTCTTCAAGCAGGCTGGAATTTCAGCACTAAGCCCCAGAACAAATCCAAAACAAACAAGGAGAAAACATGAAAACCCCTGTTCGGGTCAGCCTGTGTGTGCTGACCGCCGTTCTGCTGCCTTTTGCTGTCGGGCAATACCAGTCCATGAAAGCCCATGAAACCGTGCTGCTGTCTTCAGCTCCCCAACGCAACATTGCTGGAATGATCGCTGGCATTGCTGCCCCGGTGCTGGACCCCTCAAAACCCACCGTGGTGGTGGTGCTTGGCTCAGATGTCTCCGAGGTGGCCGACGTGTTGGTCCCCTATCAGGTGTTCGCAGCTTCTGGAAAATTCAATGTGGTCACGGCTGCAGCAAAACGCCTGCCTGTCGCCCTCACAGGAGGGCTGGATCTGCTGCCCCACTACACTTTTCAGGAGCTGGACCAGAAGCTTTCTGCTGGCCCTCGTGTGGTCATTGTTCCCAACATCCCTTTCATCCAGAACCAGGGCAATGCTGCAGTGCTGTCCTGGTTGCAGGTCCAGGGCAAACACCCGAAAACCATCATCATGGGCATCTGCTCCGGGGCCAACACCCTCGCCCTGGCGGGTTTGCTGAACGGCAAGAAAGCCACAGCCCACTGGAGCGATCTGGGCACCCTGAACAAAAACTTTCCAGAAGTGCAGTGGGTCCGGGACCAGCGTTACGTGGATGAGGGGCTGCGCGTCACTTCTGCAGGGGTGCTTTCGGGGCTGGATTCCAGTTTGCATGTGCTGGAACGTCTGTCAGGGGAAAAAGTTCTGCTGGAGACCATGCAGAAAATCAATTACGCTCCAAGCCCCTACCTGCAAAACCCCCACATGAAGCCCATTCGGGCCCAGTTTTCAGATGGCATTTTTCTGCTCAATGCCTCTTACCTGTGGGACCGGCCCACCTATCCGTTGCCCCTGCAAAACCGCATGGATGAAATGGATCTGGCGGCCCTGGTGGACACCTTCCCTGCCACCTTCAGCGCAAAAATCGTGACCACCGCAAAACAGCCCATCAAAACCCATTACGGACTGGATGTGCTGCCCAGAACAGACCATGCAGATCCCACCCTGCCCGTTCTGAAACTGACTGGG encodes:
- a CDS encoding MbnP family protein — translated: MKQLMTFLLLGGMAQAATLNIQLSVNVGKTPLEFGQTQQNVAGNTYSLDLLKFYLSEVALVQADGSELPLDGVRLLEFNKDTGTQNIEIFKSDVPAGTYKGVRFSVGIPRSLNHTDPTAQNDPLGVDSGMVWAWNPGYVFFKIEGKFLKGGAQQVFSLHLGTDPYKLQYNLADVQLQKIQLKVPESGGVVKLKLDISQIFKAGLNGEQYDLSQARYQQVHGGPVFGAAYLNLLGAFSLE
- a CDS encoding GlxA family transcriptional regulator produces the protein MTGPISSSSPRRVIFLLLGKVNLLDLGGPAQVFDTARYFGAPYQVSFHAFEPSIVSAQGLPLGPLTPPPLPEKHDLVVIPGPELSPPQAGHLMFSGEVLQWLQQAHRIGATLASVCTGAAALGEAGLLDGKICTTHWSLLEHMKHRYPLARVQDGVLFTQDGNIITSAGIASGMDMTLSLIEREHGPLFTARVARYLVLYIRRDSNHAQQSLYLDYRTHLHSGVHRVQDQIAQEPGRKTTLSELASLVKLSPRGLSKAFKQHTGLTPLEYQQKLRLELARQLMHNPALTLEGIAQRCGFEDARHFRRIWKDQFGTSPSSSRLEFQH
- a CDS encoding DJ-1/PfpI family protein, whose product is MKTPVRVSLCVLTAVLLPFAVGQYQSMKAHETVLLSSAPQRNIAGMIAGIAAPVLDPSKPTVVVVLGSDVSEVADVLVPYQVFAASGKFNVVTAAAKRLPVALTGGLDLLPHYTFQELDQKLSAGPRVVIVPNIPFIQNQGNAAVLSWLQVQGKHPKTIIMGICSGANTLALAGLLNGKKATAHWSDLGTLNKNFPEVQWVRDQRYVDEGLRVTSAGVLSGLDSSLHVLERLSGEKVLLETMQKINYAPSPYLQNPHMKPIRAQFSDGIFLLNASYLWDRPTYPLPLQNRMDEMDLAALVDTFPATFSAKIVTTAKQPIKTHYGLDVLPRTDHADPTLPVLKLTGTGFPFDQALKQLAAVQNVPTAVFGARRLEYRSGPESYTGAGWGNPVVYRPLFLAVLGVLLVLLLEWGFVCLRKSKTAPMEIQKNTPGRS